Within Acidimicrobiales bacterium, the genomic segment CGCTACACCTCGGGGGTCCTGGCCAAGTACGCCCGCCTGGTCACCGGCGCCGAGCGGGGGGCGGTGACAGAGCCTTGACCGCCGTGTAACATTCTCCCGAGATGTTCCGGCCGACCACGCTCGTAGTTATCACCTAGCGCACGCCGGAATCCCGCGCGTGCGCAAAGACCTCCCTCACGGGAGGTCTTTTCATTTCCCGGACAGGAGCAGAGAAGGATGAAGCTGACGGGGGCCCAGGCCCTGATCAAGAGCCTCGAGATGGAGGGTGTTGAGGTCATGTTCGGGCTGCCGGGCGGGGCCATCCTCCCGGTCTACGACCCGATCATCGACAGCCCGATCCGCCACATCCTCGTGCGCCACGAGCAGGGGGCGGGGCACATGGCCGAGGGCTACGCCCACGTGACCGGGCGCCCCGGCGTGGCCATGGTCACCAGCGGCCCCGCCGCCACCAACATCGTGACCCCGCTCTGCGACGCCTACATGGATTCGGTCCCGATGGTGTGCATCACCGGCCAGGTGGCCACCACGTCGATCGGGACCGACGCCTTCCAGGAGTGCGACACGACCGGCATCACCATGAGCGTCACCAAGCACAACTGGCTGGTGACCGACCCCGCCGATCTCCCCCTGATCGTCCGGGAGGCCTTCCACCTCGCCTCGACGGGCCGGCCCGGACCGGTCCTCGTCGACGTCCCGAAGGACGTGTCCAACCAGCTCATGGACTGGTACTGGCCGACCGACGCCGACGTGGACGCCGACCTGCCCGGCTACCGGCCCAACACCCGGGGGCACGGGAGGATGATCCGGGAGGCGGCCCGGCTGATCGCCTCGGCCGAGCGGCCCGTGATCTACGCCGGCGGCGGGATCCTCAAGGCGCGGGCCGCCGAGGCCCTGCAGGCCCTCGTCGACCTGACCGGCATCCCCGTCGTCACCACCCTGATGGCCCGGGGCGCCTTCCCCGACGGCCACGAGCTGGCCCTCGGCATGCCGGGGATGCACGGCAACTACACCGCCGTCACCGCCATGCAGCAGGCCGACCTGCTGGTGGCCCTCGGCACCCGCTTCGACGACCGGGTGACCGGCAAGGTCGACGCCTTCGCCCCCGAGGCCAGGATCGTCCACGTCGACATCGACCCGGCTGAGCTGGGGAAGGTCCGCCGCCCCGACGTGCCGATCGTCGGGGACTGCCGGCTGGTCATCGAGGAGCTGGTCCAGGCCATCCGGGCGCTGCCCGCCGACGACGCCGGTCCCGACCGGGCCCCGTGGCTGGCCCGGATCCGGGCGTGGCAGCGGCAGTACCCGCTGACCTACGAGCAGATCGACGACGGCCACCTCAAGCCCCAGTTCGTCATCGAGACGCTGCGGGACAACACGCCCGACGACACGATCGTGGCCTCGGGGGTGGGCCAGCACCAGATGTGGGCCAGCCAGTACTGGCGGTTCAACCACCCCTACACGTGGGTGAACTCCGGGGGGCTCGGGACCATGGGCTTCGCCGTGCCGGCCGCCATCGGCGCCAAGGTGGGCCGGCCCGACCGCATGGTGTGGGCCATCGACGGGGACGGCTGCTTCCAGATGACGGCCCAGGAGCTGGTCACCGCCTCCTCGGAGCGCATCCCGGTCAAGATCGCCATCCTCAACAACGCCTACCTGGGCATGGTCCGCCAGTGGCAGGAGCTGTTCTACGAGGAGCGCTACTCCGAGGTCTACCTCTCGCCCGACCTGCCGGACTACGTGAAGTGGGCCGAGGCCATGGGCTGCGTGGGCCTGAAGGTCGAGCACCCCGAGGAGGTGCTGCCGGCCATCGACAAGGCCAACCAGATCGACGACCGGCCCGTCGTCATCGACTTCCGCACCGACAGCCGGGAGAAGGTGTACCCGATGGTCCCGGCGGGCGGGTCGAACGACAACATCATCCTCGGCCCCAGCCAGGGGGAGGGCGGACGGTGAGCCCCACCTCCGCCGGCCGGACCACCGGCGCCCGCCACCACATCCTCACCGTCACCGTCGAGAACAAGGCCGGGGTCCTGGCCCGCGTGGCCAGCCTGTTCTCCCGCCGGGGCTACAACATCTTCTCGCTGGCGGTGGCCCCGACCGACGACGAGCGGCTGTCGCGCATCACCATCGTCGTCGACGTCGAGGGCGCCGACCTAGAGCAGATCACCAAGCAGCTGTTCAAGCTGGTCAATGTGGTGAAGATCTCGGAGCTGGACCCGGCCGAGTCCACCGAGATGGAGCTGGTGCTGGCCACGGTGCGCACGGGGGCCGAGGGTGGCTCGCGCAGCCAGATCATCGAGCTGGTCGGGATCTTCGGGGGCCGGATCGTCGACGTCTTCCACGACACCCTCACCGTGGCCCTGGCCGACAACCCGGCCAAGATCGACGACTTCGAGGAGCTCATGCGAGCGTATGGGATCGTCGAGCTGCAACGGACCGGGCGGGTGGCGCTGCCCAAGCTGGACCGGCAGGCGCCCCGCCTGCGCAGGGTGACCGGAAAGGTGGGCTGAGATGGCCAAGCTGTTCTACGAGAAGGACGCCGACCCGACGCTCATCGCCGGGCGGAAGGTGGCCATCCTCGGCTACGGGTCGCAGGGCCACGCCCACGCCCTCAACCTGCGCGACTCCGGGGTCGACGTGCGCGTCGGCCTGCGCGAGGGCTCCTCGTCGAAGGCCAAGGCCGAGGCCGAGGGACTGCGGGTGCTGCCCATCGAGCGGGCGGTGGCCGAGGCGGACGTCATCATGGTCCTCCTCCCCGACACCGACCAGGGCGACGTGTTCGAGGCGGCCATCGGACCCAACCTCCAGCCCGGGGACGCCCTGCTGTTCGCCCACGGTTTCAACATCCGCTTCGGCCAGGTCAAGCCCC encodes:
- a CDS encoding NAD(P)-dependent oxidoreductase codes for the protein MAKLFYEKDADPTLIAGRKVAILGYGSQGHAHALNLRDSGVDVRVGLREGSSSKAKAEAEGLRVLPIERAVAEADVIMVLLPDTDQGDVFEAAIGPNLQPGDALLFAHGFNIRFGQVKPPDSVDVAMVAPKGPGHLVRRTYEGGGGVPSLIAVSQNATGKAKE
- the ilvN gene encoding acetolactate synthase small subunit codes for the protein MSPTSAGRTTGARHHILTVTVENKAGVLARVASLFSRRGYNIFSLAVAPTDDERLSRITIVVDVEGADLEQITKQLFKLVNVVKISELDPAESTEMELVLATVRTGAEGGSRSQIIELVGIFGGRIVDVFHDTLTVALADNPAKIDDFEELMRAYGIVELQRTGRVALPKLDRQAPRLRRVTGKVG